Part of the Crossiella cryophila genome, CGCACACCGCCGGCGACGTGATCGCCTGGGTGCCGCAGCGGCGGGTGCTCTTCACCGGCGACGTGGTGTGGTCGGGGGTGACCCCGTACGTGCTGATGGGCTCGATCGAGGGCTCGCTGCGCGCGCTGGAGCGGCTGCGCGCGCTGGACCCGGCGGTGGTCGTCTCCGGGCACGGCCCGGTGGCCGGACCCGAGGTGCTCGACGCCACCGAGGCGTACCTGCGCTGGGTGCGTGAGCTGGCCAAGGACGGGCTGCGCGCCGGCCAGTCCGCGCTGGAGGTGGCCAGGGCGGCCGATCTCGGTCCGTTCGCCGCGCTGGTCGACCCGGAACGCCTGGTCGGCAACCTGCACCGCGCCTACGCCGAGCTGGACGGCCTCGCGCCGGGCGCCCGGCTGGACGTGGGCGCCTCGTTCCGCGAGATGGCCGAGTTCCACGGCGGCCTGCCGCACTGCGCGGCCTGAACCCCTTGGAGGAGAACAGCATGAGCAACCAGAAGATCGCCTTCGTGACCGGTGTCAGCAGCGGGATCGGCCTGGCCGTGGCGAAGAACCTCATCGCCCAGGGCATCGCCGTCTTCGGCTGCGCGCGGGACGCCGAGCGGGTGGCCACCGTGATGAAGGAGCTGCGGGACCAGGGCGCGACCGCGGAAGGCACCTCCTGCGATGTCACCTCGCCCGAGGACATCCAGGCCGCGGTGGCCGCCGCGGTGGCCCGGTTCGGCCGGATCGACATCCTGGTCAACAACGCCGGCCGCGGTGGCGGCGGCGAGATCGCCACCATGGACGAGGCGATCTGGCACGACGTCTTCAACACAAATGTGAACAGTGTGTTTCGGCTGACCCGGGAGGTGCTCAACGCGGGTGGCATGGCGAAGTCCGGCTGGGGCCGGATCGTCAACATCGCCTCCACCGCGGGTAAGCAGGGCGTGATGCTGGCCGCGCCCTACACCGCCTCCAAGCACGCGGTCATCGGGTTCACCAAGTCGGTCGGCTTCGAGCTGGCCAAGTCCGGGATCACGGTCAACGCGGTGTGCCCCGGCTATGTGGAGACCCCGATGGCGGTCCGGGTCCGGCAGGGCTTCGCCCAGTACTGGGGCACCACCGAGGAGGAGGTGCTGGAGAAGTTCAACGCCAAGATCCCGCTCGGCCGCTACTCCACTCCGGAGGAGGTCGCGGGCCTGGTCGGCTACCTGACCACGGACGCCGCGGCCGCCATCACCGCCCAGGCGCTCAACGTCTGCGGCGGATTGGGCAACTACTAACACCCGAAATTCCCTATTGACGGTTGCCTGCTTTACCACCTGCGTTATAAAAACGAGATAGTGTACTTAGGGCGGCTATCAGAAAATCGATCACCTTGTCAAGACATCTTTGTACGGAAAACTCCGCGCCCGGGGATTTGAGTCAGGTTCGAGTGGGCTGCTCGACCATCTCGCGATCACCCCCTAGGCTGATCAGCAGGCCGAGTACTGGGCGGTCTGGGGGCAAGGCATGGTTTACTGGTCGCTGAATGCAGCGGCAGATCCCGCCTACAACGACGTAGCATCGTGGATTCCTGGGGTAAGCAACCTCATCAGCTGAATCCGTATCTCTGGGGGCTTTTGTAATGCAGGTACGTCTTCTAGGAGAGTTAGAGGCAACATTGAATGGGCGGTCGGTGGCACCCACCGCCGCCAAGCCACGACAGGTCCTGGTGCTGCTCGCGCTGCACGCGGGAAAGATCGTTTCGGTCCCGACGCTGATCGAGGAGCTCTGGGGTGATCGCCCCCCGCTCAGCGTCCGGACCACACTGCAGACCTACATCCTGCAGCTGCGCAGGCTGATCGAGTCGGCCATGCCGCCGGAGGCCAGTGGCACCGCCAAGGACGTGCTGCTCACCCGCTTCGACGGCTACGTGCTCGACATCGACCCGGACAACGTCGATGTCCGCGCGTACGAGTCCCTCATCCAGGTGGGCAACCGGGCGGTGGAGGAACGGGACTTCGAGGCGGCGTCCCGTTTCCTGGGCATGGCACTGGCCAAGTGGCACGGGCAGGCCCTGGTCGACGTCCGGATCGGGATGCCGCTGAGCATCGAGGTGGCCCGGCTGGAGGAGAGCAGGCTCAACGCGCTGGAGGCGCGGATCGGGGCGGACATCGGACTCGGCAGGCACCAGGCGGTGCTCAGCGAGCTGACTGTGCTGACCGCCCGGCATCCCATGCACGAGAACCTCTGCGCGCACTACATGGTCTCGCTGTACCGGTCGGGGCGGCAGTGGCAGGCCCTGCAGGCGTTCAAGACCCTGCGCAACACGCTGAACAAGGAGCTGGGGGTCGAGCCCTCGGTGCGGCTGCGCAACCTCCAGCAGGCCGTGCTGCGCTCCGAGCTGGATCTCGAACTGCCCGAGCCGGTCGGCGCGGCCCGCCGGGTCGGCCTCGGCTGACCGCCGGGGTCGAGTTGACCACCAAAGCGTTGACCGAGAAGGGAAAGGACGGGGTATGGCGGAGGTAGACGCCGAGCGCTACGTCGAGGTGCTGAGGTTCTACGCCCGGCAGATGGCCCTGCTGGACCGGCTGGACCTGGACGGCTACCTGGGCACCTTCACCGAGGACGGGGTCACCCACCACGTCCATCACGGCAAGAAGCTCGAGGGCAGGGCGGCGATGCGGGCCTTCGCCGAGGCGGCGCTGCCGCGGTACCGGGAGAACGTGCCCCGGCACTGGAACGACCACTACGAGATCGAGCAGGACGCCGACGGCACTCTCACCGTCGGCTACTGCTCGCTGGTCACGTTGACGGACAAGGAGGGCAAGGTGCGCTTCGAGTCGACCTTCGCGGTCACCGACGAACTGGTCCGCGCGCAGGGGAAGTTGCTCGTGCGCTTACGGACCCTCGTGCGCGACCGGCCGGCCGCGGCCTGATCCCGGAACACGGCGT contains:
- a CDS encoding SDR family NAD(P)-dependent oxidoreductase encodes the protein MSNQKIAFVTGVSSGIGLAVAKNLIAQGIAVFGCARDAERVATVMKELRDQGATAEGTSCDVTSPEDIQAAVAAAVARFGRIDILVNNAGRGGGGEIATMDEAIWHDVFNTNVNSVFRLTREVLNAGGMAKSGWGRIVNIASTAGKQGVMLAAPYTASKHAVIGFTKSVGFELAKSGITVNAVCPGYVETPMAVRVRQGFAQYWGTTEEEVLEKFNAKIPLGRYSTPEEVAGLVGYLTTDAAAAITAQALNVCGGLGNY
- a CDS encoding MBL fold metallo-hydrolase; this encodes MSAEPTLREIAEGVHAYEQLPGGWCLNNAGLITSRGHAVLIDTAATQARARRLRAQTELVVPGGPDLLVNTHFHGDHVFGNTEFTPKATVIAHEQTRADSAEAGLALCGLWPGVEWGELELTLPDVTFTDRLRLHVGELTVELEMVGPAHTAGDVIAWVPQRRVLFTGDVVWSGVTPYVLMGSIEGSLRALERLRALDPAVVVSGHGPVAGPEVLDATEAYLRWVRELAKDGLRAGQSALEVARAADLGPFAALVDPERLVGNLHRAYAELDGLAPGARLDVGASFREMAEFHGGLPHCAA
- a CDS encoding nuclear transport factor 2 family protein gives rise to the protein MAEVDAERYVEVLRFYARQMALLDRLDLDGYLGTFTEDGVTHHVHHGKKLEGRAAMRAFAEAALPRYRENVPRHWNDHYEIEQDADGTLTVGYCSLVTLTDKEGKVRFESTFAVTDELVRAQGKLLVRLRTLVRDRPAAA
- a CDS encoding AfsR/SARP family transcriptional regulator gives rise to the protein MAPTAAKPRQVLVLLALHAGKIVSVPTLIEELWGDRPPLSVRTTLQTYILQLRRLIESAMPPEASGTAKDVLLTRFDGYVLDIDPDNVDVRAYESLIQVGNRAVEERDFEAASRFLGMALAKWHGQALVDVRIGMPLSIEVARLEESRLNALEARIGADIGLGRHQAVLSELTVLTARHPMHENLCAHYMVSLYRSGRQWQALQAFKTLRNTLNKELGVEPSVRLRNLQQAVLRSELDLELPEPVGAARRVGLG